In the genome of Synechococcus sp. CB0101, the window CTCACCGATGAATTCACGGCGGCGACCAGCCCATTACTGCCGGAGGAGATCCGCCAGCGCACAGCGGAAAATCTGCTGCCCCCCAAGGCGGTGGCGCCCCTGGTGAAGGAGCTGGCCAAGCTGCCGGATGAACAGCAGGAAGACCTGCGCAAGGTGCTGCGCGATGAGCCCGAGCTGGAGCGCGTGAAGGATGTGACCAGCACCGCCCGCTGGTTGAGCAAGGCCACTGAAGCGGGGCTGTCGGTGCGGGCCTTCCAGCAGGGTGAGCTCGATTTTGATAAAGCCATGCAGGAAGCGCTGCGCCTGGATGCCCTTGGGCTCTTGGCCGACGCGGTGGGTCAAGCCCAGGCATTGGAATCGGCCGTTCTCAAGTTGCACACCAGTTGGCGGCGTCTGAATGGATTGCAGGAGCGCCTTTGGGTGGAGAGCGGCAGCAGCACCCCCCATCTGCGGGAACTACTCACCGCCCTGCAGACCCTGAGCGGCAACACGCTGCGGGTGTCGTTGGGGGAGCTGGCAGGCGGTAAGCGGGTGCGGCTGCAGCTGGTGGAGGAGGCCCCGGATCAACTCGAGGCCCCCGCGATCCCCGTGATGGCCCAGGCCGGCTGAGGCCGGGTTGATGGCGGATCCTCTGGAGCAGGCGCTGCAGGAGCATTTCGGTTGGGCAAGCTTCCGCCCCGGCCAGCGGCCGGTGGTGGAGGCGATGCTCGAAGGGCGCGACTGCCTGGCGGTGCTGCCCACGGGCGCTGGCAAATCGCTCTGTTATCAGCTGCCTGCGCTGGTGCGTGGCGGCTTGGTGCTGGTGATTTCGCCGCTGGTGGCCTTGATGGAAGATCAGGTGCAGCACCTGCAGCGCCGCGGCATTCCGGCGGCCTGTTTGCATAGGGGGCTCGATCCGGCCCGCCGCCGCGATCTGATCGCCCGGGTGCGCAGCAACCGGCTGCGGCTGATCTATCTGGCACCCGAGCGCCTGCAGGTGGAGGCCACCCGCCAACTGCTGGAAGATATCCACGAGCAGGGGCAGTTGGTGGGCGTGGCCATCGATGAAGCCCACTGCATCAGCGCCTGGGGCCACGATTTCCGCCCCGACTACCGCCGCCTAGGCCAGCTGCGTCGGCTCTGCCCAGGCGTGCCGCTGGTGGCCCTCAGTGCCACGGCGGCACCTCGGGTACGGGCTGATTTGATTCGCATGTTGGAGCTGCGGCGCCCGCTCATCCAGGTGCGCTCTGCCCGTCGCGACAATCTGGCCTATGCGATGCGGCGGCGGCCGGCTGATCCGATGCCGCAGGTGCTGGAGGCCCTGGCGGAAGCCCGAGGCGCCAAGCTGATCTACGCACGCACCCGCCGTTCGGTGGAAAGCTGGGCGCGGCGGCTCTGCGATGCCGGCGTTGAGGCGATCGCGTATCACGCCGGGATGGATCCGGAGAGCCGGGCCCTTGCCCTCACCCACTTCCAGGAGCATGCGGCGCCGGTGTTGGTGGCCACGGTGGCCTTCGGGATGGGCGTCGATCGGCCGGATGTGGGCCTGGTGTTGCACCTCGATTTGCCGGCGAGCCCTGAGGGGTATCTCCAGGAATCCGGTCGGGCTGGCCGCGATGGCCTGCCGGCGTGCTGTCTGGTGCTCTTCGATCCAGAGGACCGCACCAGCCTGGGCTGGGCCATCC includes:
- a CDS encoding ATP-dependent DNA helicase RecQ; amino-acid sequence: MADPLEQALQEHFGWASFRPGQRPVVEAMLEGRDCLAVLPTGAGKSLCYQLPALVRGGLVLVISPLVALMEDQVQHLQRRGIPAACLHRGLDPARRRDLIARVRSNRLRLIYLAPERLQVEATRQLLEDIHEQGQLVGVAIDEAHCISAWGHDFRPDYRRLGQLRRLCPGVPLVALSATAAPRVRADLIRMLELRRPLIQVRSARRDNLAYAMRRRPADPMPQVLEALAEARGAKLIYARTRRSVESWARRLCDAGVEAIAYHAGMDPESRALALTHFQEHAAPVLVATVAFGMGVDRPDVGLVLHLDLPASPEGYLQESGRAGRDGLPACCLVLFDPEDRTSLGWAIRASAESVSDPQERQRVELAQQQLRRMEAVAEGPACREQALLLAVGELVPPCGRCDRCTERPALSDWSEQTAEVLALLEQRGGVDLRSLGDDLAQAEGEEVERWRWLARRLVQEDLIAESDDGSQRLWLRPAGRRFLRQPWPFRLAA